A stretch of the Polyangiaceae bacterium genome encodes the following:
- a CDS encoding outer membrane beta-barrel protein, whose amino-acid sequence MRALGPPFGLLLLASVAGAQPVPSEPAPGPQPAPTPARSPREPVELFLLLGLGNAVCDNDKPDSDCPVDGGVAFGLGGGWRFHDHFSVGLELAAWSFKVRDSWKGQLQDEATDVKFSSAYFAPFARWYWFEPGTTNPYLQAGIGFGSVTAEASNANATYTYTARGMVYPLAIGVEWQLSKLFRLGPQLGGYLHVSNEICEDETGTERCHSPGKNEDGSREGVALPWRLVAVGTFTFGS is encoded by the coding sequence ATGCGAGCTCTCGGACCCCCCTTCGGGCTGCTGCTCCTCGCCTCCGTCGCCGGAGCCCAGCCCGTCCCGAGCGAGCCGGCGCCTGGACCCCAGCCCGCACCGACACCCGCCCGCTCGCCCCGAGAGCCGGTGGAGCTGTTCCTCCTGCTCGGCCTGGGCAACGCCGTGTGCGACAACGACAAGCCCGACAGCGACTGCCCCGTGGACGGCGGCGTGGCGTTCGGTCTGGGCGGAGGCTGGCGCTTTCACGATCACTTCTCGGTGGGACTGGAGCTGGCGGCCTGGAGCTTCAAGGTGCGCGACTCGTGGAAGGGTCAGCTGCAAGACGAGGCCACGGACGTGAAGTTCAGCTCGGCCTACTTCGCGCCGTTCGCGCGCTGGTACTGGTTCGAGCCAGGCACCACCAACCCGTACCTGCAGGCGGGCATCGGCTTCGGCTCCGTCACCGCGGAGGCGTCGAACGCGAACGCCACGTACACTTACACCGCCCGCGGCATGGTCTACCCGCTGGCCATCGGCGTGGAGTGGCAGCTCTCGAAGCTCTTCCGCCTGGGCCCGCAGCTCGGGGGCTATCTCCACGTGTCGAACGAGATCTGCGAAGACGAGACCGGGACCGAGCGCTGCCACAGCCCCGGCAAGAACGAGGATGGCAGCCGCGAGGGCGTGGCCCTGCCGTGGCGGCTCGTCGCGGTCGGCACGTTCACCTTCGGGAGCTGA
- a CDS encoding DUF362 domain-containing protein, whose product MRRLALIGLSLAACRKEAPPIPAPAESAPPPVPAAAAPSAAPSADTVSAATETVWDAGPSVLGAEKVDGAALRKRHVERLKADKSPVTALRGQSPLGLGEAICEAVMPRRPAATPILLKPNLCGFDGIVDPEKRKGDDGMVGRTTDVDFTRGVVRCLKKRGHDKVTIAEGCGISHAHWKRVIELTGYESMAREEGVALVAMDDDGVYDVEGDKPGQPLAVSGIASTRVPTLLMPKILAEHLDHGLFVSLPKVKAHRFSVTSMAIKGMQGTVMLSDARPAYKQKYRTHRELNEQIKAKKAAKAADAAALDPLEERKAHVGALMVFAERMADVLEISTPDAVLAEAAPGMGGDGFWQLYPTEERVAIGGTNPVSVDRVGAELLGLWNNPRLASELGGHKTSPLISVAAKRYGLDLTATKIEGDAADLFGKPRPFHFRSMAGFELHSTPSAPWQPVARTLPAPPAPAPSAQPREARAVALGADTVSLDGKADDAVWARAPAVSWDTDWAGNPTGVVTRARFAWSKSGLFALFELEGAGLFVDRQRPVTEERDKLYQEDCVELFLGHDAKDPRHYAEIEIGPFGHWFDLDVRLGGASDTGWSSGLSVGTTRDPGARRAVIEARLTAKEILAVLASGARVPLGLYRMEGAAPRKYLAWSPTLTKKPNFHVPDRFGTLVLE is encoded by the coding sequence GTGCGCCGGCTCGCGCTGATCGGTCTCTCACTCGCTGCCTGTCGCAAGGAAGCGCCGCCGATCCCTGCGCCGGCGGAGAGCGCCCCTCCGCCGGTCCCGGCGGCGGCGGCTCCGAGCGCCGCCCCCTCGGCGGACACCGTGTCGGCCGCGACCGAGACGGTGTGGGACGCGGGCCCCAGCGTGCTGGGCGCCGAGAAGGTCGATGGCGCTGCGCTGCGGAAGCGCCACGTCGAGCGCCTGAAGGCGGACAAGAGCCCCGTCACCGCGCTCCGCGGTCAGAGCCCGCTCGGGCTGGGCGAGGCCATCTGCGAGGCGGTGATGCCGCGACGTCCGGCCGCGACGCCCATCCTGCTCAAGCCCAACTTGTGCGGGTTCGACGGCATCGTGGACCCCGAGAAGCGCAAGGGGGACGACGGCATGGTCGGGCGTACCACCGACGTGGACTTCACGCGCGGCGTGGTTCGCTGCCTGAAGAAGCGTGGGCACGACAAGGTCACCATCGCCGAGGGTTGCGGCATCTCCCACGCGCACTGGAAGCGGGTCATCGAGCTCACCGGCTACGAGAGCATGGCCCGGGAAGAGGGCGTGGCGCTGGTGGCGATGGACGACGACGGCGTCTACGACGTGGAGGGTGACAAGCCCGGTCAGCCGCTCGCCGTCAGCGGCATCGCGAGCACGCGCGTTCCGACCCTGCTCATGCCGAAGATCCTGGCCGAGCACCTCGACCACGGGCTCTTCGTCTCGCTGCCCAAGGTCAAGGCGCACCGCTTCTCGGTCACCTCCATGGCCATCAAGGGCATGCAGGGCACGGTCATGCTCAGCGACGCGCGCCCCGCCTACAAGCAGAAGTACCGGACGCACCGCGAGCTGAACGAGCAAATCAAGGCCAAGAAGGCCGCGAAGGCCGCAGACGCGGCGGCGCTCGACCCACTGGAGGAGCGCAAGGCCCATGTCGGGGCGCTGATGGTGTTCGCGGAGCGCATGGCCGACGTGCTCGAGATCTCGACGCCGGACGCGGTCCTGGCCGAGGCAGCGCCGGGCATGGGCGGTGACGGCTTTTGGCAGCTCTACCCGACGGAGGAGCGCGTCGCCATCGGAGGCACCAACCCGGTCAGCGTCGATCGCGTGGGGGCGGAGCTCCTGGGGCTCTGGAACAACCCGCGGCTCGCGAGCGAGCTCGGCGGGCACAAGACCTCCCCGCTGATCAGCGTCGCGGCCAAGCGCTACGGGCTCGACCTGACCGCCACCAAGATCGAGGGCGACGCGGCGGATCTGTTCGGCAAGCCGCGTCCCTTCCACTTCCGCTCCATGGCCGGCTTCGAGCTGCACTCGACCCCGAGCGCGCCGTGGCAACCGGTGGCGCGGACGCTGCCGGCTCCACCCGCCCCCGCGCCGAGCGCCCAGCCGCGCGAAGCTCGGGCGGTCGCGCTGGGCGCCGACACGGTGAGCTTGGACGGCAAGGCCGACGACGCGGTCTGGGCGCGCGCACCCGCAGTGAGCTGGGACACGGACTGGGCGGGCAACCCCACGGGCGTCGTGACGCGGGCGCGCTTCGCCTGGTCGAAGTCGGGGCTCTTCGCGCTGTTCGAGCTGGAGGGCGCCGGCCTGTTCGTCGATCGGCAGAGGCCGGTGACCGAGGAGCGGGACAAGCTCTACCAGGAGGACTGCGTCGAGCTCTTTCTGGGCCACGACGCGAAGGACCCGCGTCACTACGCCGAGATCGAGATCGGCCCCTTCGGTCACTGGTTCGACCTCGATGTGCGCCTGGGCGGCGCGAGCGACACCGGTTGGTCGAGCGGGCTCAGCGTCGGCACCACCCGCGACCCCGGCGCGCGCCGCGCGGTCATCGAGGCGCGCCTGACGGCGAAGGAGATCTTGGCGGTGCTCGCGTCGGGCGCCCGCGTTCCACTGGGGCTCTACCGCATGGAGGGCGCGGCGCCGCGCAAGTACCTGGCCTGGAGCCCGACCCTGACCAAGAAGCCGAATTTCCATGTGCCCGACAGGTTCGGGACGCTGGTTCTGGAGTGA
- a CDS encoding GNAT family N-acetyltransferase, which produces MDDAELLRRVHTCLIAEAELWGSGSGSAYLERLPGVIAAVSPAAPDRSLFNCVVPDSLASLEAAYPKLAASFADAGVRAFTVWVGPGDRAMADFLAARGHKLDSRPAAMAAAMSELAIPEAGDLDWEATRDLGLLARINDQAYGFPPPAFEAALTSWPADDGWRGYVARADGRPAACAIVYESPDGDCGVTGVASLPDARGKNLAGRLLGRALAEARTRGATSTSLQASPLGRPVYAKMGYRDLGEMGMWEHRVS; this is translated from the coding sequence ATGGACGACGCCGAGCTCTTGCGCCGCGTGCACACCTGCTTGATCGCCGAAGCGGAGCTCTGGGGCTCCGGATCGGGGAGCGCGTACCTCGAGCGCCTGCCCGGCGTGATCGCGGCGGTTTCCCCGGCGGCTCCCGACCGCTCGCTCTTCAACTGCGTCGTGCCGGACAGCCTGGCGTCGCTCGAAGCTGCGTACCCGAAGCTGGCGGCGAGCTTCGCCGACGCGGGCGTGCGCGCCTTCACCGTCTGGGTCGGGCCGGGCGACCGCGCGATGGCCGACTTCCTGGCGGCGCGCGGCCACAAGCTCGACTCCCGACCAGCGGCGATGGCGGCGGCCATGAGCGAGCTCGCGATCCCCGAAGCAGGCGACCTGGACTGGGAAGCAACGCGCGACCTCGGGCTCCTCGCGCGCATCAACGACCAGGCCTACGGCTTTCCTCCGCCGGCGTTCGAGGCGGCGCTCACCAGCTGGCCGGCCGACGACGGCTGGAGAGGCTACGTGGCACGAGCCGACGGTCGGCCCGCCGCCTGCGCCATCGTTTACGAGAGCCCGGACGGCGATTGCGGCGTGACCGGGGTGGCTTCGCTGCCCGACGCGCGGGGCAAGAACCTCGCGGGTCGCTTGCTCGGCCGCGCGCTGGCTGAAGCGCGGACGCGTGGCGCCACCAGCACTTCGCTCCAGGCGAGCCCGCTGGGTCGCCCGGTGTATGCGAAGATGGGCTATCGCGATCTGGGTGAGATGGGCATGTGGGAGCACCGCGTGTCATGA
- a CDS encoding TetR/AcrR family transcriptional regulator has translation MNVREKGQRPRGRPPEGDKQRQILDAGLGLFAERGYHGTAVPAVAEAAGVGTGTIYHYFENKEQLVNAVFRDAKSRMRQALFHGLVMNAEPRDMFLEIWRRLARFARTDPIAFQFLEMQDHVPYLDEESVALEREVLAPLWFAGRAISEGGQKRVLPAETLMALVWGALVGLVKAERLGYLSVGDETLARAGEAAWAMVAEGAGMNVGASRRTPRPRARS, from the coding sequence ATGAACGTTCGGGAAAAGGGGCAAAGGCCCCGCGGCCGCCCGCCGGAGGGCGACAAACAGCGCCAAATCCTGGACGCCGGCCTCGGGCTGTTCGCCGAGCGCGGCTACCACGGCACCGCCGTCCCCGCCGTCGCGGAGGCCGCGGGCGTGGGCACCGGCACCATCTACCACTACTTCGAGAACAAGGAGCAGCTGGTCAACGCGGTGTTCCGCGACGCCAAGTCGCGCATGCGCCAGGCGCTGTTCCACGGGCTCGTGATGAACGCGGAGCCGCGGGACATGTTCCTGGAGATCTGGCGCCGGCTGGCGCGCTTCGCGCGCACGGACCCGATCGCGTTCCAGTTCCTGGAGATGCAGGACCACGTGCCCTACCTCGACGAGGAGAGCGTCGCGCTCGAGCGCGAAGTGCTCGCGCCGCTCTGGTTCGCTGGTCGCGCCATCTCCGAGGGCGGGCAGAAGCGAGTGCTACCCGCGGAGACGCTGATGGCGCTGGTGTGGGGTGCGCTCGTCGGTCTGGTGAAGGCCGAGCGCCTCGGCTACCTGAGCGTCGGGGACGAGACGCTCGCTCGAGCCGGCGAGGCCGCCTGGGCCATGGTGGCCGAAGGCGCCGGAATGAACGTCGGAGCTTCGCGTCGCACGCCGCGACCGCGGGCTCGCAGTTAG
- a CDS encoding serine/threonine protein kinase, which produces MTEREELLRTFGERVSQLGLADTALALPLDVTQRPEPSSPGAPSRAWTRPEPSELPRISLSFALASMPPSNPDAAARADLEVQGVIGEGGMGVVHAARQRSLDRDVAVKTLKSPSAGDGPTAALLREAIITGRLEHPGIVPVHALGLDDRGAPVLVMKRVEGVEWRALLADAQHPAWASRPGDRLDTHLEILMQICQAVHFAHDRGVIHCDIKPENVMLGGYGEVYLVDWGIAVRSDDPSMAERAGLVGTPAFMPPELVSGGPIGPATDVYLLGATLHYVLTGRFRHDGKKLQDALMSAFCSEPYAYDASIPDELAALCNQATSRDPAARPASALAFRQAIADFLRHKGSILLADEAAERLARLSTLLDESAEDDAPDDLQRAYQLVTESRFGFAQALKEWSENTQARAGLTQTVTLAVELELRQGHVQTAEALLGELGTPPPELRERVRLARKELAKLHAEDERLRAMAREQDSSVAGRERTKGLAAMTGAAMALSAFALSQPNPAKIKPEGLLAFGVVIFAVTLGISVLWRKRLFENQFSRRMTGLMLMTSALLVVSRSFGVWLQMPAPLIFAQDLLVFAAVSGVAAVLILPWLAPLVLLTAGGAAYCFASPSLSPVVFSLVGVLTPPCVALALWRHRMVEEQEREDALPQSTTFE; this is translated from the coding sequence GTGACCGAGCGGGAAGAGCTTCTGCGAACGTTCGGCGAGCGGGTGAGCCAGCTCGGGCTGGCCGACACCGCCTTGGCGTTGCCGCTGGATGTGACGCAGCGACCCGAGCCCTCCAGCCCGGGCGCGCCGTCCCGCGCCTGGACGCGACCGGAGCCGAGCGAGCTGCCACGCATCTCCCTGTCGTTCGCGCTCGCCTCGATGCCCCCGTCGAACCCCGACGCCGCTGCTCGCGCCGACCTGGAGGTCCAGGGAGTGATCGGCGAAGGCGGCATGGGAGTCGTGCACGCCGCGCGCCAGCGCTCGCTCGATCGCGACGTCGCGGTCAAGACGCTCAAGTCACCGAGCGCCGGGGACGGGCCAACGGCCGCGCTCTTGCGCGAGGCCATCATCACCGGACGGCTCGAGCACCCTGGCATCGTGCCGGTGCACGCGCTCGGCCTCGACGATCGTGGCGCGCCCGTTTTGGTGATGAAGCGGGTCGAGGGCGTCGAGTGGCGCGCCCTTCTCGCGGACGCGCAGCACCCGGCTTGGGCGAGCCGGCCCGGAGATCGGCTCGACACCCACCTCGAGATCTTGATGCAGATCTGCCAGGCGGTTCACTTCGCCCACGATCGCGGGGTGATCCACTGCGACATCAAGCCCGAGAACGTGATGCTCGGCGGCTACGGCGAGGTCTACCTGGTGGACTGGGGCATCGCCGTGCGCAGCGACGACCCCAGCATGGCCGAGCGCGCCGGGCTGGTCGGGACGCCGGCGTTCATGCCGCCGGAGCTAGTCTCGGGCGGGCCCATCGGTCCGGCGACGGACGTCTACCTGCTCGGCGCGACGCTGCACTACGTGCTCACGGGACGTTTTCGCCACGACGGCAAGAAGCTCCAGGACGCGCTGATGTCCGCGTTCTGCTCGGAGCCGTACGCCTACGACGCCTCGATCCCCGACGAGCTCGCGGCTTTGTGCAACCAGGCGACGAGCCGCGACCCCGCGGCGCGACCGGCGAGCGCGCTGGCGTTCCGACAGGCCATCGCCGACTTCCTGCGGCACAAGGGCTCCATCTTGCTGGCCGACGAGGCCGCCGAGCGCCTGGCGCGCCTTTCGACGTTGCTCGACGAGAGCGCGGAGGACGACGCACCCGATGATCTGCAGCGGGCTTACCAGCTGGTCACCGAGTCTCGCTTCGGCTTCGCGCAAGCGCTGAAGGAGTGGAGCGAGAACACCCAGGCGCGCGCCGGGCTGACCCAGACCGTGACGCTGGCCGTCGAGCTCGAGCTGCGTCAGGGTCACGTGCAGACGGCGGAGGCGCTCCTCGGCGAGCTCGGCACGCCTCCACCGGAGCTCAGGGAGCGGGTGCGGCTGGCGCGCAAGGAGCTGGCGAAGCTCCACGCGGAGGACGAACGCCTGCGCGCCATGGCCCGCGAGCAGGACAGCAGCGTGGCCGGCCGCGAGCGCACCAAGGGCCTCGCCGCGATGACCGGCGCCGCCATGGCGCTCTCGGCTTTCGCGCTGTCTCAGCCGAACCCTGCCAAGATCAAGCCGGAAGGGTTGCTCGCGTTTGGCGTGGTGATCTTCGCCGTCACGCTCGGCATCAGCGTGCTCTGGCGCAAGCGACTGTTCGAGAACCAGTTCAGCCGGCGCATGACGGGCTTGATGCTCATGACCAGCGCGCTCCTGGTCGTCAGCCGCTCCTTCGGCGTCTGGCTTCAGATGCCGGCGCCGCTGATCTTCGCCCAAGATCTGCTGGTCTTCGCCGCGGTCTCGGGCGTCGCGGCGGTGCTGATCTTGCCCTGGCTCGCGCCGCTGGTGTTGCTCACGGCCGGCGGCGCCGCCTACTGCTTCGCCTCGCCCAGCCTTTCGCCGGTCGTGTTCTCGCTGGTCGGCGTGCTCACACCACCCTGCGTGGCGCTGGCGCTGTGGCGACATCGCATGGTCGAGGAGCAGGAGCGCGAGGACGCCTTGCCGCAGAGCACGACGTTCGAGTGA
- a CDS encoding N-acetylmuramoyl-L-alanine amidase — protein MDLRLVWLKLPLLVLALLLGACGPSEREAPASARAQLSGDSPLVGHFREAERQSGVPAELLATIAQVQTRLSMNLGAHDEHDADHEHAPREWGLMAIGSGGLTSADAAALLIGVSVELVATDARTNIRAAAALLKTSGHARGVGAGDGLDAWVSVVEAYGGEALVSEVRALLSSGWKGHDDQGFVVEVSGVGLDGDELAAVQQGLGYPGAIWSAAYSGNYTNASRGAAQINYVIIHTTQGSYAGAISWFKNSSSKVSAHYVIRSSDGQITQMVDDADIAWHDACFNSQTIGIEHEGWVADPGKWYTEAMYKSSAKLTRWLCDQYGIPKDKKHIMGHGEAPDCSDHTDPGSGWNWAHYMDLVVNGECTPKTEICNGKDDDCDGKVDEGDVCNAPPKGYLDEVSCEGIKGWAQDPDAATKPIDVHLYFGGPAGSGATGVPLTADVERDDLCTAIGSCNHGFDVYPPLSLFDGQAHPIHAYGIDSAGGANAELTGSPKSLTCTAAASGVRRHVVDPTSFEVWKLDLFWDALPLGDTEIGKLPEASAWPSAPELVQADDGSPEVWLVDGKWRRHVPSPAVMAAWSLSFDAVKQVPAAEVAALWEGPKLRGRPVIVKDTSGKIEMIDDPMPAPGTAVKAPTPEEAGWGGGAGVSGKPTGSAKHESDAGDVGASCAVGQRPPSGSAGWLLLAGALVPLWRRRR, from the coding sequence GTGGACTTGCGACTCGTCTGGCTGAAGCTGCCCTTGCTCGTGCTCGCCCTGCTGCTCGGGGCCTGCGGTCCGTCGGAGAGGGAGGCCCCGGCGTCGGCCCGCGCCCAGCTGTCTGGCGATTCGCCTCTGGTGGGGCACTTCCGCGAGGCCGAGCGCCAGAGCGGAGTGCCGGCGGAGCTGCTAGCGACCATCGCGCAGGTCCAGACGCGCTTGAGCATGAACCTGGGCGCTCACGACGAGCACGACGCCGATCACGAGCACGCGCCGCGCGAGTGGGGCCTGATGGCCATCGGCAGCGGCGGGCTCACCTCGGCCGACGCGGCGGCGCTGCTCATCGGGGTGAGCGTGGAGCTCGTCGCAACCGACGCGCGAACCAACATCCGCGCCGCGGCCGCGCTGCTGAAGACCTCGGGTCACGCGCGGGGCGTGGGCGCCGGGGACGGCCTCGACGCTTGGGTTTCGGTCGTCGAGGCCTACGGCGGCGAGGCGCTGGTGTCAGAGGTCCGCGCCCTCTTGAGCAGCGGTTGGAAGGGTCACGACGACCAGGGCTTCGTGGTCGAGGTGAGCGGCGTCGGCCTCGATGGCGACGAGCTCGCGGCCGTGCAGCAAGGTCTGGGCTACCCAGGGGCCATCTGGAGCGCCGCGTACTCTGGCAACTACACCAACGCCTCCCGGGGCGCAGCGCAGATCAACTACGTGATCATCCACACCACGCAGGGCAGCTACGCGGGCGCCATTTCGTGGTTCAAGAACTCGTCGTCGAAGGTGTCCGCCCACTACGTGATCCGCTCGAGCGACGGGCAGATCACTCAGATGGTGGACGACGCGGACATCGCCTGGCACGACGCCTGCTTCAACAGCCAGACCATCGGCATCGAGCACGAGGGGTGGGTCGCCGATCCGGGCAAGTGGTACACGGAGGCCATGTACAAGTCGTCGGCCAAGCTGACGCGCTGGCTCTGCGATCAATACGGCATCCCCAAGGACAAGAAGCACATCATGGGCCACGGCGAGGCGCCGGACTGCTCCGATCACACCGATCCGGGCAGCGGCTGGAACTGGGCCCACTACATGGACCTGGTCGTGAACGGCGAGTGCACGCCGAAGACCGAGATCTGCAACGGCAAGGACGACGACTGCGACGGCAAGGTGGACGAAGGCGACGTGTGCAACGCGCCTCCCAAGGGCTACCTGGACGAGGTGAGCTGCGAGGGGATCAAGGGCTGGGCGCAGGATCCGGACGCGGCGACCAAGCCCATCGACGTACACCTGTACTTCGGGGGCCCCGCGGGCTCCGGCGCCACGGGCGTGCCGCTCACCGCCGACGTCGAGCGCGACGACCTGTGCACGGCCATCGGCTCCTGCAACCACGGCTTCGACGTCTACCCGCCGTTGTCGCTCTTCGACGGCCAGGCCCACCCCATCCACGCCTACGGCATCGACAGCGCCGGTGGCGCGAACGCCGAGCTCACCGGCAGCCCCAAGAGCCTGACCTGCACCGCGGCGGCGAGCGGCGTGCGGCGCCACGTCGTGGACCCGACCAGCTTCGAGGTCTGGAAGCTCGATCTGTTCTGGGACGCGCTGCCGCTCGGAGACACGGAGATCGGCAAGCTGCCCGAGGCGAGTGCCTGGCCCTCCGCGCCGGAGCTGGTTCAGGCTGACGACGGTTCGCCGGAGGTCTGGCTGGTGGACGGCAAGTGGCGCCGGCACGTTCCGAGCCCGGCCGTGATGGCGGCGTGGTCGCTGTCGTTCGACGCGGTGAAGCAGGTGCCCGCCGCGGAGGTCGCGGCGCTCTGGGAAGGGCCGAAGCTCCGAGGGCGCCCCGTGATCGTCAAGGACACGAGCGGCAAAATCGAGATGATCGACGACCCGATGCCGGCGCCGGGGACCGCGGTGAAAGCGCCCACTCCCGAAGAGGCAGGCTGGGGTGGTGGCGCCGGGGTGAGCGGCAAGCCGACGGGCTCCGCGAAACACGAGTCCGACGCCGGCGACGTGGGCGCCTCGTGCGCCGTCGGGCAGCGCCCGCCGTCGGGCAGCGCCGGTTGGCTGCTGTTGGCGGGAGCGCTGGTGCCGCTCTGGCGTCGGCGGCGGTGA
- a CDS encoding serine/threonine protein kinase, translated as MTDTPSVEPIRIVGRYALHQEIAAGGMATVHLGRLLGPAGFSRTVAIKKLHPQFAKDPEFVSMFLDEARVAARIRHPNVVSTLDVVALDGELFIVMDYVEGESLARLVRAARGKGGWIPIKNSISLVTNVLYGLHGAHEAKGERGEPLGIVHRDISPQNILVDTDGTARVVDFGVAKAVGRLQTTRDGQLKGKLSYMAPEQLKGEAVDRRTDVFAASIVLWELLTGKRLFQSDNEAATFGKVLNAEVPVPSSIEPSVSAELDAILLKGLAKNMDDRFASALDMAEELERAARDRPTQRELGRWVRELAAESLARRADQVRELESHSAVSDLVGAPDPHSISSPRIEVPPMPAPVLAPAEAVPAVLPVPREEQSGNSNLSSISMTRGRTLPPPLNTRKNLMIALGGVAGVLGFLVILIGFLVLRRATQPADAGASGVEPIPGAAPAVEPTLETPAPEVASAAPPSEPAPSEPKPEAPKPEPAKPEPAKPEPAKLTEKKPAEKKPVEAKAPTGVKPVAPKGCNPPYTLDKDGTRIPKPECL; from the coding sequence GTGACGGACACCCCCAGCGTCGAGCCGATTCGCATCGTTGGCCGCTACGCGCTCCACCAGGAGATCGCGGCGGGCGGCATGGCGACGGTGCACCTCGGGCGCCTGCTGGGCCCGGCGGGCTTCTCGCGCACGGTCGCGATCAAGAAGCTCCACCCGCAGTTCGCCAAGGACCCGGAGTTCGTCAGCATGTTCCTGGACGAGGCCCGCGTCGCGGCCCGCATCCGGCACCCGAACGTGGTCTCGACCCTGGACGTGGTGGCGCTCGACGGCGAGCTGTTCATCGTCATGGACTACGTCGAGGGCGAGTCGCTGGCCCGCCTGGTCCGGGCCGCCCGCGGCAAGGGTGGGTGGATCCCGATCAAGAACTCCATCTCGCTGGTGACGAACGTGCTGTACGGGCTGCACGGGGCCCACGAGGCGAAGGGCGAGCGCGGTGAGCCGTTGGGCATCGTGCACCGCGACATCTCGCCGCAGAACATCCTGGTGGACACCGACGGCACGGCGCGGGTCGTGGACTTCGGCGTCGCCAAGGCGGTCGGGCGCCTGCAGACCACGCGGGACGGTCAGCTCAAGGGCAAGCTCTCCTACATGGCGCCCGAGCAGCTGAAGGGCGAGGCAGTGGACCGGCGCACGGACGTGTTCGCCGCCAGCATCGTGCTCTGGGAGCTGCTCACTGGAAAGCGCCTGTTCCAGTCGGACAACGAGGCCGCCACCTTCGGCAAGGTGCTCAACGCCGAGGTGCCGGTGCCGAGCAGCATCGAGCCGTCCGTGTCCGCGGAGCTCGACGCCATCTTGCTCAAGGGCCTGGCGAAGAACATGGACGATCGCTTCGCCTCGGCCCTGGACATGGCCGAGGAGCTGGAGCGCGCCGCGCGGGACCGGCCGACGCAGCGCGAGCTCGGGCGCTGGGTACGGGAGCTGGCGGCGGAGTCGCTGGCCCGACGCGCCGATCAGGTCCGCGAGCTCGAGAGTCACTCCGCGGTCAGCGACCTGGTGGGCGCGCCCGACCCGCATTCCATCTCGTCGCCCCGCATCGAAGTACCGCCGATGCCGGCGCCCGTCCTCGCCCCAGCCGAGGCCGTGCCCGCGGTCTTGCCGGTTCCGCGCGAAGAGCAGAGCGGCAACTCGAACCTCTCCAGCATCTCCATGACGCGGGGCAGGACGCTGCCTCCGCCGCTGAACACGCGGAAGAACCTGATGATCGCCCTGGGCGGCGTGGCCGGCGTGCTCGGGTTTCTGGTGATCCTGATCGGCTTCCTGGTGCTGCGAAGGGCGACCCAACCCGCCGACGCCGGCGCGTCCGGCGTGGAGCCGATCCCCGGGGCGGCGCCCGCGGTGGAGCCCACGCTCGAGACGCCCGCGCCGGAGGTGGCGAGCGCCGCGCCACCGAGCGAGCCCGCCCCGAGCGAGCCAAAGCCCGAAGCGCCGAAGCCCGAACCGGCGAAGCCCGAACCGGCGAAGCCCGAGCCGGCGAAGCTCACCGAAAAGAAGCCCGCCGAGAAGAAGCCCGTGGAGGCCAAAGCGCCGACGGGCGTCAAACCCGTCGCGCCCAAGGGCTGCAATCCGCCCTACACGCTGGACAAGGACGGCACGCGGATCCCGAAGCCCGAGTGCTTGTGA
- a CDS encoding SDR family NAD(P)-dependent oxidoreductase — protein MSARLTHAPHVLVTGTSGAIGGALARELAARRPRARLTLVDKVEAPSAELARELGNARAEVADLSDIDAIPALLERVGPVDGLINAAGFMDVRRFERFEWEAAWKLLAVDLVAPLRLFHEVSSGMLARGGGFVVNVTSMAGRVPIRGCAMYGAAKAGLSMASEIAHAELRPRGVHVVTVYPGPVASALERGARAQLRESAIARAIPMGKARELGRLVLDAVESGEPRVVYPSLYRVGFSAVGFASRVALAFGPEPIG, from the coding sequence ATGAGCGCGCGGCTCACCCACGCGCCCCACGTCCTCGTCACCGGGACGTCCGGCGCCATCGGTGGAGCTCTGGCCCGAGAGCTCGCCGCACGCCGGCCGCGCGCGCGCCTCACGCTGGTGGACAAGGTCGAAGCGCCCTCGGCGGAGCTCGCGCGCGAGCTCGGCAACGCGCGGGCAGAGGTCGCGGATCTGTCCGACATCGACGCCATCCCGGCGTTGCTCGAGCGCGTCGGCCCGGTGGACGGCCTGATCAACGCCGCGGGCTTCATGGACGTGCGGCGCTTCGAGCGCTTCGAGTGGGAGGCGGCCTGGAAGCTGCTCGCCGTCGATCTGGTGGCGCCGCTCCGGCTGTTCCACGAGGTGAGCTCCGGGATGCTGGCGCGCGGCGGCGGCTTCGTGGTGAACGTCACCAGCATGGCCGGGCGCGTGCCCATCCGCGGCTGCGCCATGTACGGCGCGGCCAAGGCCGGGCTCTCCATGGCGTCCGAGATCGCCCACGCCGAGCTCCGCCCCCGAGGCGTCCACGTGGTCACGGTCTACCCGGGCCCGGTGGCTTCGGCCCTCGAGCGCGGCGCGCGCGCCCAGCTGCGCGAGTCGGCCATCGCCCGCGCCATCCCCATGGGCAAGGCCCGCGAGCTCGGGCGCCTGGTGCTCGACGCGGTGGAGTCCGGCGAGCCGCGAGTGGTGTATCCGAGCTTGTACCGGGTCGGCTTCAGCGCCGTCGGCTTCGCTTCGAGGGTGGCGCTGGCGTTCGGACCCGAGCCGATTGGCTGA